One Bos taurus isolate L1 Dominette 01449 registration number 42190680 breed Hereford chromosome 3, ARS-UCD2.0, whole genome shotgun sequence DNA window includes the following coding sequences:
- the TCHH gene encoding trichohyalin, whose amino-acid sequence MSPLLRSIFNITKIFNQYASHDCDGTTLSKKDLKNLLEREFGDILRRPHDPETVDLVLELQDRDRDGLIDFHEFLAIVFKVAAACYYALGQASGLNEKEAKCEGKGNPLQDRRREDQRRFEPQNRQLEERRLKRQELEELAEEEELREQQVRREQRLQRRKQEECGEEEELQQRPKGREPEELLSREQSFERQEQRERQRLQVEQQQRQRGELRERQEEVQLQRRETQELQRERLEEEQQLQKQRRGREERLLEQERREQELRRKEQELLERQQEQQIREEVQSLQEDQERQRRKEEQRYDQNWKWQLEEESQRRRYTLYAKPAQREQVREEGQLRLEEEQLQREKRRQERERQYREVELQREEERLKQEEEQVQREEQLQREKREKRHQEPKKQYLEKVELQEEEQLQREEREKRRQERERQYLEKEELQRQEERLQREKEQLLREELEKRRQERERQYLEKVELQEEEQLQREEHEKRRQERDRQYLEKEELQRQEERLQREKEQLQREEREKRRQVLERKYLEEEELQREEDRLLREKQLLREEREKRLQGRERQYLEKVELQREEEQLQREKRRQERERQYREEELLREEERLHREEQQLQREECEKRRRQELERQLEEEELQRLDRKRQFRDEDQHQNEVRNNRVYAKHRENKEKSWQLDDSRVQESQFQQDRRPLQDEQEEKREREQERRSRQKRDRQFPAEQLLEREQQKETERRDRKFREEEQLLKGEREEKIRYLEEDRKFRRLEGEQQLRQERDRKFREEEQLSRQERDRKFREEEHLLQEREEQLRRQERDRKFREEEQQLRLLEREQQLRQERNRKFREEQLLREREEQLRRQERDRKFREEEQLLQERKELRRQEREHLLQEREEELRRQERDRKFREEEQLLQEREELRRQERDRKFREEEQLLQERELRRQEREPQLRQERDRKFHEEEKLLQEREQQLRRQERDRKFREEEQLLQEKEKLRRQERDRKFREEEQLLQEREEQLRRQERDRKFREEEQLLQQREELRRQEREPQFRRERDRKFREEEQLLQEREEQLRRQERDRKFREEEQLLQEREEQLRRQERDRKFREEEQLLQQREELRRQEREPQFRRERDRKFREEEQLLQEREEQLRRQERDRKFREEEQLLQEREEQLRRQERDRKFREEEQLLQQREGLRRQEREPQLRQERDRKFREEEQLLQQREELRRQERDRKFQEEQLLREREEQQLRRQELEGVFSQEEQLRRAEQEEEQRRQRQRDRKFLEEEQSLQREREEEKRRVQEQDRKFLEQEEQLHREEPEELRRRQQLDQQYRAEEQFAREEKRRRQEQELRQEEQRRRQEQERKFREEEQLRRQQQEEQRLRQERDVQQSRRQVWEEDKGRRQVLEAGKRQFASAPVRSSPLYEYIQEQRSQYRP is encoded by the exons atgtctccACTTCTGAGAAGCATCTTTAATATCACTAAAATTTTCAATCAATATGCCTCACATGATTGTGATGGGACAACACTAAGCAAGAAAGACCTGAAGAATCTCCTTGAGAGGGAATTTGGAGATATCCTTCGG agaCCACACGACCCAGAAACGGTAGACCTGGTCCTGGAACTTCAGGATCGCGACCGTGACGGGCTCATCGATTTCCATGAATTCCTCGCGATCGTTTTCAAAGTGGCTGCAGCTTGTTATTATGCTCTCGGCCAGGCCTCGGGGCTAAATGAGAAGGAAGCCAAGTGTGAGGGAAAGGGAAACCCGTTACAAGATCGCAGGAGGGAAGACCAAAGGAGATTCGAGCCCCAAAACAGACAACTAGAAGAACGCAGGCTGAAGAGGCAGGAACTGGAGGAGCTCGCTGAGGAAGAGGAGCTGAGGGAGCAGCAAGTAAGACGTGAGCAGAGGCTGCAAAGGAGAAAACAAGAAGAGTGTGGTGAGGAGGAAGAGCTGCAGCAAAGGCCCAAGGGTCGGGAGCCAGAGGAGCTTCTGAGCCGAGAGCAAAGTTTCGAGAGGCAGGAGCAACGGGAACGACAGCGCCTCCAGGTGGAACAGCAACAGCGGCAAAGAGGAGAGCTGCGGGAGCGCCAGGAAGAAGTGCAGCTCCAAAGGCGGGAGACTCAGGAGCTCCAGAGGGAGCGTCTGGAGGAAGAGCAGCAACTGCAAAAGCAGAGGCGCGGGCGCGAGGAGCGGCTCTTGGAACAGGAGAGGCGGGAGCAGGAGCTGCGGCGCAAGGAGCAGGAGCTGCTCGAGAGACAGCAGGAGCAGCAGATCCGCGAGGAGGTGCAGAGCCTTCAAGAAGACCAGGAGAGGCAACGACGCAAGGAAGAGCAGCGCTACGACCAAAACTGGAAGTGGCAACTAGAGGAGGAAAGCCAGAGACGCCGCTACACACTGTACGCCAAGCCAGCTCAACGGGAGCAGGTGAGGGAGGAAGGGCAGCTGCGGCTTGAAGAGGAGCAGCTGCAGCGGGAGAAGAGGCGCCAGGAGCGAGAAAGGCAGTATCGGGAAGTGGAGCTGCAGAGGGAGGAAGAGCGACTaaagcaggaggaggagcaggtgcAGAGAGAGGAGCAGCTTCAGAGAGAGAAACGCGAGAAGAGGCACCAGGAGCCCAAGAAGCAGTATCTAGAGAAAGTGGAGCTgcaggaggaggagcagctgCAGAGAGAGGAACGAGAGAAGAGGCGCCAGGAGCGCGAGAGGCAGTACCTCGAGAAGGAGGAGCTGCAGCGGCAGGAAGAGCGATTGCAGAGAGAGAAGGAGCAGCTGCTGAGGGAGGAACTCGAGAAGAGGCGCCAGGAGCGCGAGAGGCAGTATCTAGAGAAAGTGGAGCTGCAGGAAGAGGAGCAGCTGCAGAGAGAGGAACACGAGAAGAGGCGCCAGGAGCGTGACAGGCAGTATCTCGAGAAGGAGGAGCTGCAGCGGCAGGAAGAGCGACTGCAGAGAGAGAAGGAGCAGCTGCAGAGAGAGGAACGCGAGAAGAGGCGCCAGGTGCTCGAGAGGAAGTATCTCGAGGAGGAGGAGCTGCAGCGGGAGGAAGACCGACTGCTGAGAGAGAAGCAGCTGCTGAGAGAGGAACGCGAGAAGAGGCTTCAGGGGCGCGAGAGACAGTATCTAGAGAAGGTGGAGCTGCAGCGGGAAGAGGAGCAGCTGCAGAGAGAGAAGAGGCGCCAAGAGCGGGAAAGACAATATCGGGAAGAGGAGCTGCTGCGGGAGGAAGAGCGACTGCACAgagaggagcagcagctgcagagaGAGGAATGTGAGAAGAGGAGGCGCCAGGAGCTCGAGAGACAGCTAGAGGAGGAGGAGCTGCAGCGCCTGGACAGGAAGAGGCAATTCCGGGATGAGGATCAGCACCAAAATGAAGTTCGTAATAACAGGGTTTACGCCAAACACCGAGAGAACAAAGAAAAGAGCTGGCAACTGGATGATTCCCGGGTGCAGGAGAGTCAATTCCAGCAGGATCGGCGCCCCCTGCAGGATgaacaagaagagaaaagagaacgcGAACAAGAGAGGAGGAGCCGGCAAAAGCGTGACAGGCAATTCCCAGCTGAACAACTGCTGGAGCGAGAGCAGCAAAAGGAAACCGAAAGGCGAGATAGGAAATTCCGAGAGGAAGAACAGCTGCTgaaaggggaaagagaggagaaaatacGCTATCTGGAAGAAGACAGAAAGTTCCGCCGCCTGGAAGGCGAGCAACAGCTACGCCAGGAGCGAGATAGAAAATTCCGCGAGGAAGAACAACTGAGCCGCCAGGAACGAGACAGAAAATTCCGTGAGGAAGAGCATCTCCTGCAGGAAAGGGAAGAACAGCTGCGCCGCCAGGAACGCGACAGAAAGTTCCGCGAAGAGGAACAGCAGCTGCGCCTCCTGGAACGCGAGCAACAGCTACGCCAAGAACGAAACAGAAAATTCCGCGAAGAACAGCTCCtgagagaaagggaagaacagCTGCGCCGCCAGGAACGCGACAGAAAGTTCCGTGAGGAGGAACAGCTCCTgcaggaaagaaaagaactgcGCCGTCAGGAACGCGAACACCTCCTGCAAGAACGGGAAGAAGAGCTGCGCCGCCAGGAGCGCGACAGGAAGTTCCGTGAGGAGGAACAGCTCCTGCAGGAAAGAGAAGAACTGCGCCGCCAGGAGCGCGACAGAAAGTTCCGTGAGGAGGAACAGCTCCTGCAGGAAAGAGAACTGCGCCGCCAGGAGCGCGAGCCACAACTTCGCCAGGAACGCGACAGAAAGTTCCATGAGGAGGAAAAGCTCCTGCAGGAAAGGGAACAACAGTTGCGCCGCCAGGAACGCGACAGAAAGTTCCGTGAGGAGGAACAGCTCctgcaagaaaaggaaaagctgcGCCGCCAGGAGCGCGACAGAAAGTTCCGTGAGGAGGAACAGCTCCTGCAAGAAAGGGAAGAACAGCTGCGCCGCCAGGAGCGCGACAGAAAGTTCCGTGAGGAAGAACAGCTCCTGCAGCAAAGAGAAGAACTGCGCCGCCAGGAGCGCGAGCCACAATTTCGCCGGGAACGCGACAGAAAGTTCCGTGAGGAGGAACAGCTCCTGCAAGAACGGGAAGAACAGCTGCGCCGCCAGGAGCGCGACAGAAAGTTCCGTGAGGAGGAACAGCTCCTGCAAGAAAGGGAAGAACAGCTGCGCCGCCAGGAGCGCGACAGAAAGTTCCGTGAGGAAGAACAGCTCCTGCAGCAAAGAGAAGAACTGCGCCGCCAGGAGCGCGAGCCACAATTTCGCCGGGAACGCGACAGAAAGTTCCGTGAGGAGGAACAGCTCCTGCAAGAACGGGAAGAACAGCTGCGCCGCCAGGAGCGCGACAGAAAGTTCCGTGAGGAGGAACAGCTCCTGCAAGAAAGGGAAGAACAGCTGCGCCGCCAGGAGCGCGACAGAAAGTTCCGTGAGGAAGAACAGCTCCTGCAGCAAAGAGAAGGACTGCGCCGCCAGGAGCGCGAGCCACAACTTCGCCAGGAGCGCGACAGAAAGTTCCGTGAGGAAGAACAACTCCTGCAGCAGAGAGAAGAACTGCGCCGCCAGGAGCGCGACAGAAAGTTCCAAGAAGAACAGCTCCtcagagaaagggaagaacaGCAGCTGCGCCGTCAGGAACTTGAGGGGGTCTTCTCCCAGGAGGAACAACTGAGGCGCGCCGAGCAAGAGGAAGAACAGCGACgtcagaggcagagagacaggaagTTCCTCGAGGAAGAGCAGAGCCTCCAGCGCGAGCGAGAGGAAGAGAAGCGCCGCGTCCAGGAGCAGGACAGGAAGTTCCTCGAGCAAGAAGAGCAGCTGCACCGCGAGGAGCCGGAAGAGCTGAGGCGCCGGCAGCAGCTAGACCAGCAGTACCGGGCGGAGGAGCAGTTTGCTAGGGAGGAGAAGAGGCGTCGTCAGGAACAAGAATTGAGGCAAGAAGAGCAGAGACGCCGCCAGGAGCAGGAGAGGAAATTCCGGGAAGAAGAACAGCTCCGCCGCCAGCAGCAGGAGGAGCAGAGGCTTCGCCAAGAGCGCGACGTGCAGCAGAGCCGCCGCCAAGTGTGGGAGGAAGACAAGGGCCGCCGGCAGGTCCTGGAGGCTGGCAAGCGGCAGTTTGCCAGTGCCCCAGTGCGCTCCAGTCCGCTCTACGAGTACATCCAAGAGCAGAGATCCCAGTACCGCCCTTAA